The Bosea sp. AS-1 region ATCCGCTGCATGGCTGCGGCCGGCATCGCCGATCTGTCGCCGCTCGACGTGCTCGTGCTGCACAACGTCAATCATCGCGGCAAGCCGAAGCGGCTCGCCGATGTCTGTCTCGTCCTCAACATCGAGGACACCCATCTCGTGAACTACTCGATGAAGAAGCTCGAGCGGCTCAAGCTGCTCAAGGGCGGCCGCAAGGGCAAGGAGAAGACCGTCGAGGTGACGCCGGCCGGCGAGGAGGCCTGCCGGCGCTATGCACAGATTCGCGAACAGCTGCTCGTCAGATCCGTCCGGGCGACCGGGATCGATCCGGTACAATTGTCCGAGATCGCCGCCGCCATGCGCTCTCTGTCCGGTCAGTACGATCAGGCCGCACGCGCTGCAGCAAGCCTTTGAGATCGCGCCCGACACCCAACGTTCGGGCGGATCGGCCAAGGTTCTCTGCGGCTCCGGCCAACCCCTCGCAGCGCGAATTCCTCAAGGATTCCAAGATTGTAATTAGTCTAAACTAATAACACAGCTGTTGACGGGACGTTATTTCAAGCGTTGAAGCAGTGGCACTGGATTTCCACTCTCAACTGCCTGCAAGGTTTTCCCGTGATCTCATCGATTTCTTCGCGCGTTCGATCGGCCGCCATGGGCCTCGCCCTCGCCTGCTCCATGCCCGTCCTGGCTCAGGCACAGGATGGCATCACGGTGTACAATGCCCAGCATGCCAGCCTCACCCAGGCCTGGGCCGACGACTTCACCAAGGAAACCGGCATCAAGGTGACGATCCGCAAGGGATCGGATACCGAGCTCGCGAACCAGATCGTTCAGGAAGGCGCCGCGTCTCCCGCCGATGTCTTCGTCACGGAAAACTCCCCCGCCATGGCGCTGGTCGAGAAGGCCGGTCTGTTTGCGGAACTGCCGAAGGATATCCTGGACCAGGTGCCGGCCAACTTCCGGCCCGAAAGCGGGCGCTGGGTCGGTGTGGCGGCGCGCAGCACCGTCTTCGTCTACGACAAGCGCAAGCTGAAGGAAGCCGACCTGCCGAAGTCGATGCTCGACCTCGCGGACGCCAAGTGGAAGGGCCGCTGGGCCGCTTCGCCGTCGGGGGCCGACTTCCAGGCCATCGTCGGCGCGCTCCTCGTCCTCAAGGGCGAGAAGGTCACGGCCGACTGGCTCAAGGCGATGAAGGCGAACTCCAGCGCCTATCGCGGCAACAGCACCGCCATGAAGGCCGTCAATGCCGGCGAAGTCGAAGGCGCGGTGATCTATCACTACTACTACTTCGGCGACCAGGCGAAGACCGGCGAAAACAGCGGCAATATCGGGCTGCACTATTTCCGTCACCAGGACCCCGGCGCGTTCCTGAGCACCTCGGGCGCCGGCGTGCTGGCCTCCAGCAAGCACAAGAAGGAGGCGGAGGCTTTCGTGAAGTGGATGAGCGGCAAGCACGGGCAGGCCGTGCTGCGTGACGGCGATTCCTTCGAATACGCCATCGGCAACGGCGAGGCCTCCAATGCGAAGCTCGAGCCGATCGCCAAGCTCGACGCGCCCAAGGTCGAACCCTCCCAGCTCGACAGCAAGAAGGTCACCGAACTGATGACCGCAGCTGGACTGCTCTGACCCCATTGCGCCAACGCATCGCGCGTGCGAGATCGCCTCGCACGCGCATCACCTCATGACCGTTTCGCTTTCCATCCACGCTCCGGCTTTGCCGATCCTGCCGCTCAGGCGGCAGCGCCACCTTACCGGCCGGGCGATGCTGCTGCTCGCCGGCGCCGTGGCGCTCGGTGCCTTGCTGCCGCTGGGATTCATCGTCTGGATCGCGATCGAGACAGGCTGGCAAACGGCACTCGCCCTGATCTGGCGGCCACGCGTCGGCGAACTGCTTCTCAATACGTTGCTGCTCGAACTGTGCACGCTACCGCCGGCGATCCTGCTGGCGGTCGGGCTGGCATGGTTGACCGAACGCAGCGACATGCCCGGTGCGAAAGTCTTCTCCTGGCTCGCCGTCGCGCCGCTCGCGGTCCCCGCCTTCGTGCAATCCTATGCCTGGGTCAGCCTGCTGCCCGGTTTCCATGGGCTGCCGGCGGCCGTTCTGGTGTCCGTCCTCGCCTATCTGCCGTTCCTTTATCTACCCGTG contains the following coding sequences:
- a CDS encoding winged helix DNA-binding protein, producing MTPPAPDDLGPIVSSGHLASGALPALSEFEFAMNMTVHAFQRWMIRCMAAAGIADLSPLDVLVLHNVNHRGKPKRLADVCLVLNIEDTHLVNYSMKKLERLKLLKGGRKGKEKTVEVTPAGEEACRRYAQIREQLLVRSVRATGIDPVQLSEIAAAMRSLSGQYDQAARAAASL
- a CDS encoding iron ABC transporter substrate-binding protein, which encodes MGLALACSMPVLAQAQDGITVYNAQHASLTQAWADDFTKETGIKVTIRKGSDTELANQIVQEGAASPADVFVTENSPAMALVEKAGLFAELPKDILDQVPANFRPESGRWVGVAARSTVFVYDKRKLKEADLPKSMLDLADAKWKGRWAASPSGADFQAIVGALLVLKGEKVTADWLKAMKANSSAYRGNSTAMKAVNAGEVEGAVIYHYYYFGDQAKTGENSGNIGLHYFRHQDPGAFLSTSGAGVLASSKHKKEAEAFVKWMSGKHGQAVLRDGDSFEYAIGNGEASNAKLEPIAKLDAPKVEPSQLDSKKVTELMTAAGLL